One Ostrea edulis chromosome 6, xbOstEdul1.1, whole genome shotgun sequence genomic window, GTATTTTTAAACACTTGCACATATATGAGtgcattcaataattatttgataaaaaaaatacctATAATTTTTATAGGTattatgaaagttttacataaatatctataacaGAAGAGTTACCTCAATTACCTAAATGaacaaatataaatcaaaaaaacaaaaattccgTGCGGCACCTTTTCAACGGATGCGATGGGACCTGAGAAACTATTGATTAATTCTATTTGGCCTAAGATGAGAATTCATATGAAACATTAGCAATCGATCAGTTTTGTTCACATTACTGAGAATGTGCATTTTCCCCtctgttttcatttctttgCCACTATGTTCATGATAAGCATACATATCTGAgtatatacacatgcatgttacatatatatagtaATGCTATTTCAATTGTCAAAAACACATTAATCAATTCTCTTCTTTACTGCCACCTTTATACAGATTgcttctataaaaaaaatttcacacAATCAAATCTGATGGGAGAATTATCTGATATACCCAGGAATGCATTCAAGATCATAGCAGCTACATATAGTGCTAGATAGTACTGTGATATTGAACGAATATCTACACTATTCTTATGTAGATATAACAAATGTTAATTTATACAGTGCGACCTAGATATACAACAAACCTAGATAGCGAGCCTAGCTGCTACGATCTTGAGTGCAGTCCAGGTTATCAAAATCAAGAGCATTACAGGAAATGGGTCTGTTAGGAAACATTTCCTGAACATAAGTATTTCCTTATCAGCTGTTCTATTCATATAGCTGTGTATTGTTCTTGAACATAGCACTTCCTAATGAGGTGTTCTATTCAATATAGCTGTGTATTGTTGAACATAAGCACTTCCTAATGAGGTGTTCTATTCAATATAGCAGTGTATTGTTGAACATAAGCACTTCCTAATGAGGTGTTCTATTCAATATAGCTGTATATTGTTCCTGAACATAAGCACTTCCTAATGAGGTGTTCTATTCAATATAGCTGTATATTATTCCTGAACATAAGCACTTCCTAATGAGGTGTTCTATTCAATATAGCTGTATATTATTCCTGAACATAAGCACTTCCTAATGAGGTGTTCTATTCAATATAGCTGTATATTGTTCCTGAACATAAGCATACATAAGCTGAACAGAAGAACTCACCATGTGCAGTAGGGCAGCACCTCCAGAATCATTGATCGGAGCCAACTTCATTTTCCTCAATACGCTGTTGAAATCTGTGTCCCTTTTTGTTCCTGCAAATTCCTTCTCTTCAAAGTCTGCTATAGTTTCTATCAATTCTCTACAAAAAAATTCTTTGGAGATGAGATGTTTTTATCAGATGAGTGACTAGTTGTCAACAAGACTCAAACCTTTCAGGACAGTGTCTTATCAAGGAAAACAAGAGAAAACTATTGTTCTACCACATTGGTACCGGTAAGAGAAATTCATTAATCTACTTTAAGGATcctcaaattcaatattttccaaTTTTGTAACAATAGTATAAATGATAAACAATCTGTTTTCTCCAATTACTTTAGAAATCGCATATATGTCCATTTGTTTTTGGTCTTAAAATTACATGCTCTCTAGCCACATTGTCTAAACAAAGACTACAATAAATATTGTATACAACTGCTAAATCCTGTAAAACTGATCTGAAAGATAAATTTTCTTctctcttttttcttcttcacaaACTCCAGAACTGAATCCCTACCTATTTTCTAGTTCCGAGATATCTGCCTGCAGTTTGAGATGCCACTTTTCTGCCTGTTGAAACATCTGTCTGAGCAGCAGAACATTTGTGTAGGCTGTGTTGTCTAACTCCCCTTCCACTTCTCCTCTGACAACTGACAGTAATCCGTCTAACATTTCAGTCACCTCATCTATTGTGTAGGTTGTTTCATCCAatctatttttcaaagaatgaaaatattcaaaatacgATAAGAAAACTCTAATCAATTTGCATTTgttaaacacacacatatatataatttcatcaAATATGAAGCCATGGAATGTCTTATTACCAAGTatatcaattttctttttttacccATAAAAGCATTGTCATTTGGAATACAAACCATTTCTAAAATGTGCAAGGTAGAGAAATTTGAGAGAAGGataactatatttatcagaACTATTCTTAATCACCATATCATTTACACAGAAGAACCTGAAGATAACCTCTGAACTCATTACATATTGTTCAATtacagtgtgcgaaattaaccatggaccgatagataatgtctatagaaaatcgagtCGGTCTATAATGATCGAAATAGCTATAGACCGACTTGTCTGtaggaattctgagtaaaaaaGTGGTTTCCCGCCacttattaaacatatatgagAAGCAGGACCAGTTGATATGTATTATGCTTATGTTTCTGTTCACcccttagctgtaataaaatgttccacaatgtaattacaaatcattcgaatcagattattccattttcaacGGGGGggatcaatttgatatttacttcaatgtacATCATTTTCGTGCAAATTTGGAAAGTCCTTTTTTGAATGAttaaaaatatgtggaaggTGCACTCCTTGGAACCTGGAATCAAACAGAAGGCGGTCAGTAcaacaagttccagcaaggctaaagtcGCAGAAAATTATGAGAAAACGAAATGTAGAAgtgacttagatgaagaatcagacagtgaaactgagctggagcagaatgaaaaagaaaacgaaatacTAATTGAAAAGCTtatgcatgaaattgaaaaagaatataatcaAACTATGAACGAATTACCAAATCGaatttgtgtctattatttattttttaataacaatgaatattgcatgttaaatttcagtctataggaatttgttgtggtaTATAGGAAATGAAATGACTATGGACCAAAAGTCTATAGGATtttaaagttagtttcgcacactgAATTATCAATCCTTAATGGTCGATACACCACCTGCTGCTTTTTAGCTCCTCAAAACACATCTCAACAGCTCGTAATCTCTGACCTCGTTGATAGCGTGTGAACCGCATGTAATTAATTACTTGAGCTTGATGGTGGTCATTTACTCCAAGCTTAGACtgaaacataataataataaaaataaaatatcagtcAATAAATTTAATGTCTCCTTATCAATAGATTTTCAATCAATAAGTTTAATGTCTCCACATCAATGGATTTTCAATCAATAAGTTTAATGTCTCCACATCAATGGATTTTCAATCAATAAGTTTAATGTCTCCTCATCAATAGATTTTCAATCAATAAGTTTAATGTCTCCTCATCAATAGATTTTCAATCAATAAGTTTAATGTCTCCACATCAATAGATTTTCAATCAATAAGTTTTGATGTCTCCACATCAATAGATTTTCAATCAATAAGTTTAATGTCTCCTCATCAATAGATTTTCAATCAATAAGTTTAATGTCTCCACATCAATAGATTTTCAATCAATAAGTTTAATGTCTCCACATCAATGGATTTTCCGATGATGTGActgtatattcatttttcaaacataaCATCACCCTcagtaaactttaaaattatttcatcattCTCAAATTTTATCATGATTTGCATTGCACCAGTGAAATTTTATGGTTAAATATGCCTCAAATACATGTTGGTTCTCTCAGCAAACCCAAATCCTGTCTCATTTATATCTCTTACAACCTGTCTGACTTTAGGACAAATTTTTCACTGAACTGATATTAAATATGTGTGATATCAAACACTTTAAAGACTTATCGATAACCAATGAAAATCACCTGTGATGAATTAATTGGTATTGTGAAAAACATTTGCTTTGCAGATTTAAGAGCTGATCCAGAGTTCAATactttgaaaaattataaaatgttgacATCCTTCATGGTTGAGTAAAAAGTGAAAGAGTGATGAATCCTAGCCGTGTGGTTGCAAATCATGtgattaaattttgtttactagacaaaattttcattttcaaactgaTGTAATATGTCACATCACTCAATTCTTTCTCCAAACAAAATACTAATAATGAGGATCGGGATGCCATAAATCTTCAATAAATTGAATGTTGTTTTCTGGTCAAAATATCGctaaaaaacaaatacttttgacAAATTTTGCAATATTATTCTATAATTGTGTTTTAATTATCTAAGTggtaaaaatacaaataaacaattaaattgcaTTAATTGTGAAATTTTACCAGCGTGCTCTAACttactctgtttagtagtaccCAATAGGGGGTACTATATTTGTACAAAACATGTCATAATCTGTTCCTAAAAACTGTGTCTAATATTTaaccaggtttttttttaaggtcttcatTTCAAGGTCCTGGGCCTTTTCAATTGGAAAAAACTgagacatttgcttgaaattgggaaaaatgtccatacaaagaagtagggagaaaaccaaaCCAGAGTGCATTAAGGTATAATTggactccttctgactttcaatttggtcaaggcttacctcattcaaataagcagaggccaaaaattaggtttacttaacaattttgaagcaaaaattgtaatctgtgggcctgtgaagaagatATATGAACAATAAGGCTAGCctactttgatttgttttcattgtttgggaatttcaaagcaaacattggggaaaatacctgctttttagcattgggaatggggccttatttcggccccctacagaccctaaaaaatccCTGTTAACAGATATGTATCAGGACTCTGTGCTGTTGTCATTgatgcagggtttgacactaggGCACGTCCAAATGACAGAGTCTTCTAAATGATAGGTCCAGTTGGGTAAAATGTTGTTTTACTAGTCCCGTCTGattgtgttgaaaaaataaacaagaaactttattttaaaccataagatattttattcttaaggccacaccaatttgtaaactagttcttcggattttcaaacaaaaaaagtgaggcgagagggcgaaattattttacaaatattattttttggAGATAAAtattatgaggcgagcgaatacaagaaacatatatattttttaattgaattaagtgtgattttaaaaagcgagcgcttaaaaataaagatctaaattcatcaactaccatttgtttaccacatgaacttaatatttttcaactttgttgatatagtttacaataaataagaagtatttcaggtttcaaagacttattttctttatacctaaaacatgtactttgcaacataaACTAATATAGCtgtagaactgtagctctctgaaaaaatattttgacggaacaaaatatcttttcagagagctacagttctgcagctataacTGATAAtgtctttttgaagaattttatctaagtttcatttctacaaactttcgattcagagatgCATATCGCTAGGGACATGGCCAGTTTTGAAATCTCCATTGCATCGCTTttagcattttcttgaattttaataGGACACACTTAATCAATaatcaccaaaccttttgtgaaaGTGTCTTCACTGTGGGACCGGTTTAAaatagtcctcagtaccccttgcttgtcgtaagaggcgaataaatggggcgctccttcggataagaccgcaaaaactgagacccgtgtcacagcaggtgtggcacgatcaagatccctccctgctcaatggccacaagcgctgaacataggcctaatttttgcagcccttcaccggcaatggtaacgtcttcatgtgagtgaaatattttcaatatataatcaatcaatcgtacgCTGTCgatgttctctaaatagtggcatcaAATAGCGTTTCAAAAGTTCCATAGGATTCCAGTTCGATTGCAGTATAAGGatcaacttccaatccagtgttatgaagtatcgtacatattaaggtagacatcatgaataacttaaaaacaccgtattacactgttaggaaatttctcgagagcccgcTCTTATGTCATTTGTCAGCCACATACATCAAGGTCGTTTTTGCGCTTGTTGTAAAATGTCGAAAATATTTTACGGATATTTTTGGACACGCGGGcggaaattattttttgataatattataatttggatttatttcatataggagcggcgaatccgacgaactagattacaaattggcatggcctaaCTAGAAAATAACTGTAAAAACTTTGCGAACAACTTTAAACCGCGTGATGATATAATCTCTATTCTTagttgcaataaatatgtcgCAGTCAgcagtgatgttttacgacatttactGAGTAACTCATGGTTAATTAAAAGTGTGAATGTGTGTAAAGTTTTGTTTCAGATAAgtatatataaattgaattcacTCTAATTtagtttatttgaattaaatgtaagaaattttttatcaaattttaatcAACGACGTCGTAAACAGGTATTTTTCAGTCTTGACATATGTGCGGAAATGTCTATTCAAATACAACTTGAGTTTCTTGTCCTCAcagaaagatgtcccaagagaaaaaaatgtaGGAAAGAAGCAAAGCAgccttatgaaatagaaataaacgGTCGAGAttgttttattctaaatggactgAAGAATTTCCGTGCcaggtagaatttaaagaaactgaaaatgtTGTGCTttaaaataaaagcatcaatgATGAGActaaatatttttatgagacaattaaatacatttttaaaattggttcaaacttaacgtttgtcatttaaattaagtaaaTTATCAGTTTTTTCTAGAAAGTttgtcagggctagtggatgttaGGTCTGGTCTAGTAAAAATTATTctaagtagcccgactggtctagtgctcaaaaaagtaaatgttaaaCCCTGCGATGATAAACAGAATCAGTTCATCTACTTTTCTACAAAGGGATCAAATGAAACTAAATTGGGGTCCACCACCTGGCAATGAATAATCACAAAACTATTTAATCCTAATCTTTAAAACCATAGCAAACTTCATAAGTTCAGAGAGTAATTTCAAATTCcatctttctttttattttgttcataCTTTCAGCTCTaacatttgaagaaatattgctatatccaaaagatttttttctttcacaaCGGTAGATCtaatataattcatttcatcttttaatatttatatttctaatgtttttgcctttgatatctcttcaaattgtaatgataattatttcctcatgaatgcactgTAGCTGTGAATAATGCACATATGAATTGTGATAAATATAATATcatagatatacatgtgtatttcaacagctgggaattctgacagaaatgaaagcaaactgtaaatataagaaataaactatCACTTTAGAAAATACACAATAGCATGAAATGCAACGTTTCAAGCCAGCATACTTTACATGAAGCTTTATGAAGCATGCCGGTGTGAAACGAAAAGTTCATGCCttcacatattttcaaaaatcttaaaTGTAATTGCAAATATAGCAActcaacaatttgaaatatagATTTCATTACACTATCTCGGGTCACCTGAACCTGACTCCCTAGTACAGTTTCATTAGATCCTCGTGTAGCAAATTAAGTGAACGgatcaaagaatttttttttcttactgaggaaattcgaaccatacTGACGTTTTCATAGTTTAATTTGCCgatattagcaatattccaaACAGACATTTTTAAACTATTGATATGGTTGACAATATCGTATTACCATTTTGATACAAAAAGTATTGCCAGTATCTCCTAATACTGGCAGGAATGGGAATAACTTCAAAAAGCGTCACTGTTGACAGGAAAAATATTCCAAATCGAGGTTGGCATACAAACAAATCGTACGAAAAATGTAAAGGCAACTTGTTCAAAAAATGCAccataaatgattttttttttttttttaattataataattttccaTCCGTTAATTCTCTCTGTCCAACATAATCTGTTAAGTTAGGACACCCATATTGTCTAGGAGAGAATGCACACTGTATACGCTAgtgtaacacacacacacacacacacacacacacacacacacacaccctatTTTAGGTAGGTAGAACAAGTAGGGACACTCTTAGAAGTTTATACATCTCGTTCGAATTGAGAGGGAAACAAAGTTTTTAGAGAGATATCAGTAGAGATATATCCCCACGTCACTTACTAATCTGATTTCCTGTACTAtctacaggggcggatccaggaattgcgatTAGGG contains:
- the LOC125647527 gene encoding leucine zipper transcription factor-like protein 1, encoding MSKLGVNDHHQAQVINYMRFTRYQRGQRLRAVEMCFEELKSSRLDETTYTIDEVTEMLDGLLSVVRGEVEGELDNTAYTNVLLLRQMFQQAEKWHLKLQADISELENRELIETIADFEEKEFAGTKRDTDFNSVLRKMKLAPINDSGGAALLHMKIEELEKENLKLSEQRTQFERQIKSLGGTVAVSAAASSVAGGSNKNDGEVNDLRAKLSNLESDFDNSRRSTANSSNSMEKDLVSTKHELLRIREMLEMAEKELEKKVSQTNPFKNLKQMLVKKNDQMKELRKRLSKYEKVDDTE